A section of the Virgibacillus sp. NKC19-3 genome encodes:
- a CDS encoding ATP synthase subunit I, with product MSDYNVMIARQRKWMLYLLAILLIGAIFLPYPRVLLGLLLGTMASFYNLWMLQKKIVDFTEAVANQSSTRGIGMVSRFAAAILAVIVALRFEEYFHIIAVLIGLMTSYVVIMIDVMVFRKKD from the coding sequence ATGTCGGACTATAATGTAATGATAGCACGTCAACGCAAGTGGATGCTCTACCTTCTCGCAATTCTGTTGATCGGAGCTATATTCCTGCCATATCCACGTGTTCTTCTTGGTCTTCTTTTGGGGACGATGGCAAGTTTTTATAACTTATGGATGTTACAAAAGAAAATTGTCGATTTCACAGAAGCTGTAGCGAATCAGTCGTCCACCAGAGGAATCGGGATGGTATCAAGGTTCGCCGCGGCGATATTGGCAGTAATTGTAGCACTTCGCTTTGAAGAATACTTCCACATTATTGCTGTTCTAATTGGATTAATGACTTCTTATGTAGTCATTATGATAGATGTTATGGTGTTTAGGAAAAAAGATTAA
- a CDS encoding F0F1 ATP synthase subunit delta — MSEVVASRYADALFQLGEEKANLEQLVEDFQIVHDVFQENEQLHAFLTHPSINNEKKKQLLVEVFQGLSTDALNTLKLLVDRRRTEIIPSIIDHFIQLVNDAKEIAEATVYSVRELSDDERIQLETTFAKRFNKRAIKLKNVVDASIIGGIKIRIGNTIFDGSVTGKLNRIARNIGTAN, encoded by the coding sequence ATGAGTGAAGTAGTAGCTAGCCGTTACGCAGATGCTCTTTTTCAACTCGGCGAAGAGAAAGCAAATTTAGAACAATTGGTTGAAGATTTTCAGATTGTTCACGACGTTTTTCAAGAAAATGAACAACTTCATGCATTCCTAACGCATCCTAGCATTAATAATGAGAAGAAGAAACAGCTTTTAGTTGAAGTGTTTCAGGGTTTGTCAACAGATGCCTTAAATACATTGAAGTTACTTGTAGACCGGAGGCGTACGGAGATCATTCCATCCATTATTGATCATTTTATCCAATTGGTGAACGATGCAAAGGAAATTGCAGAGGCGACCGTATATTCTGTTCGCGAATTATCAGATGATGAACGAATTCAGCTTGAGACCACTTTTGCCAAACGCTTTAACAAAAGAGCGATTAAGCTGAAAAATGTTGTCGATGCTTCGATTATCGGTGGAATTAAGATCCGTATTGGGAACACGATTTTCGATGGTTCCGTTACTGGAAAACTAAATCGCATCGCACGGAATATAGGAACTGCAAACTAA
- a CDS encoding F0F1 ATP synthase subunit epsilon gives MKTLTVSVVTPDGPVMEEDFEMVSCKSETGELGILPGHIPLVAPLSISAVRLKSDNDTKLLSVNGGFMEVRPDKVTILAQTAEKPSDINVRRAEEAKARAERRLQSKQDDIDFQRAELALKRAMNRLNVGS, from the coding sequence TTGAAAACACTAACGGTGAGTGTTGTTACTCCTGATGGCCCGGTAATGGAAGAGGATTTTGAAATGGTTAGTTGTAAATCAGAAACCGGTGAGCTTGGTATTTTACCAGGGCATATCCCACTGGTTGCTCCATTATCCATTAGCGCGGTACGCTTGAAAAGTGATAACGATACGAAACTTCTGTCTGTAAACGGTGGATTCATGGAGGTAAGACCAGATAAAGTAACAATTCTTGCACAAACTGCAGAGAAACCTTCAGATATTAATGTTAGGCGTGCAGAAGAAGCGAAAGCACGTGCTGAGCGTCGTCTCCAGTCTAAACAGGATGATATCGACTTCCAACGGGCAGAATTAGCACTCAAACGAGCAATGAACCGATTAAATGTCGGCAGTTAA
- the atpB gene encoding F0F1 ATP synthase subunit A produces the protein MDHGAPIVENVFGISWLDFNLSNVFMIIITSAIVFVISVLGARKLQMKPTGAQNVMEWVLDFIKGIINDTMDWRTGKLFLPLALTLFSYILVGNLLGVITNGIVGDDVWWKSPTADPGITLTLSAMVIILTHFYGIKLKGGKEYVKDYFRPVWFLFPIKIIEEFSNTLTLGLRLFGNLYAGEVLLSLLVGLTTSGWIGFFGGAIPFLAWQGFSVFIGGIQAFIFTMLAMVYMSHKVSQDH, from the coding sequence ATGGATCATGGAGCACCAATAGTAGAGAATGTATTCGGGATATCCTGGCTTGATTTTAACCTGTCCAACGTGTTTATGATCATTATAACTTCAGCAATTGTATTTGTGATCAGTGTACTTGGGGCAAGAAAGCTACAAATGAAGCCAACCGGTGCACAAAATGTGATGGAATGGGTCCTGGACTTTATTAAGGGAATTATTAATGACACGATGGATTGGAGAACAGGCAAGCTATTCTTACCGCTGGCATTAACTTTATTTTCCTACATTCTAGTTGGGAATCTGCTAGGGGTTATTACGAATGGAATCGTCGGTGATGATGTATGGTGGAAATCACCAACTGCCGATCCGGGTATTACACTGACGCTTTCAGCAATGGTAATTATTTTAACCCACTTTTATGGCATTAAATTGAAGGGCGGAAAAGAGTATGTAAAGGATTATTTCCGGCCTGTATGGTTTTTATTCCCGATTAAAATTATCGAAGAATTTTCAAACACGTTGACGCTTGGTCTACGTCTGTTTGGTAACTTATATGCAGGGGAAGTTCTTCTGTCATTATTGGTAGGATTGACAACTTCCGGTTGGATTGGATTCTTTGGAGGAGCAATTCCGTTCCTGGCTTGGCAAGGATTCAGTGTATTTATTGGAGGAATACAGGCGTTTATATTTACAATGTTGGCAATGGTGTATATGTCACATAAAGTTAGTCAAGACCACTAA
- the atpE gene encoding F0F1 ATP synthase subunit C translates to MGALAAAIAVGLGALGAGIGNGLIVSRTVEGIARQPELKGQLQTTMFIGVGLVEAVPIIGVVIALIVM, encoded by the coding sequence ATGGGAGCATTAGCAGCTGCAATTGCAGTAGGATTAGGGGCACTTGGTGCTGGTATTGGTAACGGTTTAATCGTAAGTCGTACTGTTGAAGGGATTGCACGTCAACCAGAACTTAAAGGTCAACTTCAAACAACCATGTTTATTGGTGTCGGTTTGGTTGAGGCGGTTCCGATTATCGGCGTGGTTATCGCTCTAATCGTTATGTAA
- the atpG gene encoding ATP synthase F1 subunit gamma: MASIRDIKGRMDSTRKTKQITAAMEMVSASKMSKAEQNAKGFVPYSAKIQEVVASIAAGNSDVSHPMLEHRDVKRTGYIVITSDRGLAGAYNSNVLRRLYETIQRRHHSTDEYTVIAVGRTAYEFCQKRNIPIARSILGVADQPNFADIKELASDTVRMYSDEEIDELNIFYNHYVSAISQQVTTTKILPITDIQAENTAKSQYEYEPDQQQILEVLLPQYAESLIFGALLDGKASEHAARRTAMKSATDNANELIDDLELSYNRARQGAITQEITEITGGVAALE; this comes from the coding sequence TTGGCGTCAATTAGAGATATTAAAGGTAGGATGGATTCGACAAGGAAGACAAAACAAATCACAGCAGCAATGGAAATGGTATCTGCTTCCAAAATGAGTAAAGCAGAACAAAATGCTAAAGGGTTTGTGCCATATAGTGCTAAGATCCAGGAAGTTGTTGCGAGTATTGCTGCCGGGAATTCGGATGTCAGTCATCCTATGTTGGAGCATCGTGATGTGAAAAGAACAGGGTATATTGTTATCACGTCGGATCGTGGTCTGGCAGGTGCGTATAACAGTAATGTGTTAAGACGTCTATATGAAACCATTCAACGTCGGCATCATTCTACGGATGAATATACGGTGATCGCCGTAGGTCGCACGGCTTATGAGTTTTGTCAAAAGCGGAATATACCAATAGCCCGAAGTATTCTTGGTGTTGCAGATCAACCCAATTTTGCAGATATTAAAGAACTTGCCTCGGATACGGTGCGTATGTACAGTGATGAGGAAATTGATGAATTGAATATTTTCTATAATCACTATGTAAGTGCCATTTCTCAGCAGGTCACCACAACAAAAATACTGCCAATTACTGACATACAAGCAGAAAATACAGCAAAGAGTCAGTATGAATATGAACCGGATCAGCAACAAATTCTGGAAGTTCTCTTGCCGCAATATGCTGAAAGCTTAATTTTCGGTGCATTGTTAGATGGGAAGGCGAGCGAACATGCTGCACGGAGAACAGCAATGAAAAGTGCAACAGATAATGCCAATGAACTTATCGATGACTTGGAATTATCCTATAACCGTGCTCGCCAAGGGGCTATTACACAGGAAATCACTGAAATTACTGGTGGCGTTGCTGCGCTGGAATAG
- the atpA gene encoding F0F1 ATP synthase subunit alpha, translating to MSIKAEEISTLIKQQIENYDTEIEVTDVGTVIEVGDGIARAHGLDNVMAQELVEFSSGVMGLAQNLEESNVGIVILGPYTDIKEGDEVRRTGRIMQVPVGDDLLGRVVNPLGQPIDGRGPVETTGTRPMEGEAPGVMDRQEVNEPLQTGIKAIDALVPIGRGQRELIIGDRQTGKTTLAVDTIISQKDEDMFCVYVAIGQKESTVRSTVETFRRYGVLDKTIIVSAGASDPAPLLYMAPYAGTAMAEEFMYNGKHAVVVFDDLSKQAAAYRELSLLLRRPPGREAFPGDVFYIHSRLLERAAKLNDTLGGGSLTALPFVETQAGDISAYIPTNVISITDGQIFLQSDLFFSGVRPAINPGLSVSRVGGSAQIKAMKKVAGTLRLDLASFRELEAFSQFGSDLDKSTLAKLGRGQRTVEILKQGLHKPLVVEKQVMIIYALTKGHLDDIPVEDITRFESEFHTWLDSNRQELLASIRETGKLPEASDMDDAVQTFKKTFLPSNNE from the coding sequence ATGAGCATTAAAGCTGAAGAAATCAGCACACTGATAAAACAGCAAATCGAAAATTATGATACAGAAATTGAAGTAACAGATGTTGGAACGGTTATTGAAGTTGGAGACGGTATCGCACGTGCGCACGGTTTGGATAATGTTATGGCTCAGGAACTGGTTGAATTTTCAAGTGGGGTCATGGGATTGGCGCAAAACTTGGAAGAGAGTAATGTTGGTATCGTTATTTTAGGTCCGTATACAGATATTAAAGAAGGCGATGAAGTTCGTCGTACTGGCCGTATCATGCAAGTACCTGTCGGAGATGATCTACTTGGACGAGTGGTTAACCCACTTGGACAGCCGATCGATGGGAGAGGCCCGGTTGAAACTACGGGTACACGCCCAATGGAAGGCGAGGCACCGGGTGTTATGGATCGTCAAGAGGTTAATGAACCGCTGCAAACTGGTATAAAAGCAATTGATGCACTTGTACCAATTGGCCGCGGGCAGCGTGAGTTAATCATCGGGGACCGTCAGACAGGAAAGACAACCTTAGCTGTGGACACTATTATCAGTCAGAAAGATGAAGATATGTTTTGTGTCTATGTAGCAATTGGTCAAAAAGAGTCGACAGTTCGAAGTACGGTGGAAACCTTCCGTCGTTACGGCGTATTAGACAAAACCATTATTGTTTCAGCAGGGGCATCAGACCCAGCACCGTTATTATATATGGCGCCGTACGCAGGCACAGCAATGGCTGAGGAGTTCATGTATAACGGCAAACATGCGGTTGTCGTATTTGATGACTTATCGAAGCAGGCAGCGGCATACCGTGAACTTTCCTTGCTACTTCGTCGTCCTCCGGGTCGTGAAGCATTTCCGGGTGATGTGTTCTATATTCACTCCCGTTTGCTGGAGCGTGCTGCCAAATTAAATGATACATTAGGTGGCGGTTCATTAACTGCACTACCATTTGTTGAGACACAAGCTGGTGATATTTCTGCTTATATCCCAACTAACGTTATCTCTATAACCGACGGACAGATCTTCCTGCAGTCAGATCTCTTCTTCTCAGGTGTTCGTCCAGCGATTAACCCAGGACTTTCCGTATCTCGTGTTGGTGGTTCCGCGCAAATTAAAGCAATGAAAAAAGTTGCCGGTACCCTAAGGCTTGACCTGGCATCTTTCCGTGAGCTTGAGGCGTTCTCACAATTCGGTTCCGATCTGGATAAATCAACACTGGCAAAACTTGGCCGCGGACAGCGTACCGTTGAAATCCTAAAACAAGGACTGCATAAACCATTAGTGGTTGAAAAACAGGTAATGATTATCTATGCATTAACCAAAGGGCATTTAGATGATATACCAGTGGAGGATATCACGCGTTTTGAATCTGAATTCCATACATGGTTGGATAGTAATAGACAAGAATTACTAGCATCCATTCGTGAAACCGGAAAATTACCAGAAGCAAGTGACATGGATGATGCAGTACAAACATTTAAAAAAACATTTTTACCAAGTAATAATGAATAA
- the atpF gene encoding F0F1 ATP synthase subunit B, with protein sequence MQVFTDYAMINAIWDLQVGDMIVQLFFFILLLFLVGKFAWGPVVNMMQKREKYVADEIESAETSRKEAEIASKEATEQLNQTKQEAQQIIEDAKKAGVKQEKDIIESANAEAERIKQAAQADIQNEKEQALQALQDKVASLSVLIATKVIEKEISAQDQEQLIDEYIKEIGEER encoded by the coding sequence GTGCAAGTTTTCACTGATTATGCCATGATTAATGCAATTTGGGATCTTCAAGTTGGAGATATGATTGTACAGCTGTTCTTCTTTATTCTGTTACTGTTTTTAGTGGGGAAATTCGCATGGGGCCCTGTTGTAAACATGATGCAAAAGCGCGAGAAATACGTCGCCGATGAAATCGAATCTGCTGAGACTAGTCGTAAAGAAGCTGAAATTGCTTCAAAAGAAGCTACAGAACAATTAAATCAAACAAAACAAGAAGCGCAGCAAATAATAGAAGATGCAAAAAAAGCCGGTGTCAAACAAGAAAAGGATATTATTGAATCAGCGAATGCAGAAGCAGAGCGGATCAAACAAGCAGCTCAGGCTGATATTCAAAATGAAAAAGAACAGGCATTGCAAGCACTACAGGATAAAGTTGCATCATTATCTGTACTTATAGCAACGAAAGTTATTGAAAAAGAAATCAGTGCACAAGATCAAGAACAACTGATTGATGAATACATTAAAGAGATAGGAGAAGAGCGATGA
- the atpD gene encoding F0F1 ATP synthase subunit beta, with the protein MSKGHVTQVTGPVVDVKFDDGELPEINNALTIQAQASEGQEEVKLTLEVALHLGDNSVRTIAMSSTDGVTRGMAVENTSKPISVPVGDVTLGRVFNLIGENIDLDEPLPADVRRDPIHREAPKFEHLSTETEILETGIKVVDLLAPYIKGGKIGLFGGAGVGKTVLIQELINNIALEHGGLSVFAGVGERTREGNDLYYEMKDSGVISKTAMVFGQMNEPPGARFRVALTGLTMAEYFRDEKGADVLFFIDNIYRFTQAGTEVSALLGRMPSAVGYQPTLATEMGQLQERITSTDKGSVTSIQAIYVPADDYTDPAPATTFAHLDATTNLDRSLSEEGIYPAVDPLASTSRALDPESVGDEHYQVAQEVQQTLQKYKELQDIIAILGMDELGDEDKLTVSRARRLRFFLSQNFHVAEQFTGQKGSYVPVSETIKGFREILDGKHDDIPEDAFRLVGPIEDVVEKAKGME; encoded by the coding sequence TTGAGCAAAGGACATGTTACACAAGTGACGGGGCCTGTTGTTGACGTAAAATTCGATGACGGAGAGCTCCCCGAAATTAATAATGCCTTAACAATTCAGGCACAAGCAAGTGAAGGGCAAGAAGAAGTTAAACTTACACTGGAAGTAGCATTACATCTTGGTGACAATAGTGTACGTACCATTGCCATGTCTTCCACGGATGGTGTCACGCGTGGAATGGCCGTAGAAAATACAAGCAAGCCGATTTCCGTACCAGTTGGAGATGTTACGTTGGGCCGGGTTTTCAACCTGATTGGTGAAAATATCGATCTTGATGAGCCACTACCAGCTGATGTGCGCCGTGATCCAATTCACCGGGAAGCACCTAAGTTTGAGCATCTGTCAACAGAGACAGAAATTCTGGAAACAGGTATCAAAGTTGTTGATTTACTGGCACCTTACATTAAAGGTGGTAAAATTGGATTATTCGGGGGAGCAGGCGTTGGAAAAACCGTTTTAATCCAGGAACTCATCAATAATATTGCACTGGAGCATGGTGGTCTTTCCGTGTTTGCCGGTGTAGGAGAACGTACACGAGAAGGAAATGACCTTTACTATGAAATGAAGGATTCCGGTGTTATTAGTAAAACAGCCATGGTATTTGGTCAGATGAATGAACCGCCTGGTGCACGTTTCCGTGTCGCATTAACCGGGCTGACAATGGCGGAATATTTCCGTGATGAAAAAGGAGCAGATGTGCTTTTCTTTATCGATAATATTTATCGTTTCACACAGGCAGGTACTGAAGTTTCCGCCCTTCTTGGTCGTATGCCGTCAGCTGTTGGTTATCAGCCAACTCTTGCTACCGAAATGGGACAATTACAAGAACGTATTACATCAACAGATAAAGGTTCGGTTACATCGATTCAGGCTATTTATGTGCCTGCCGATGACTACACAGACCCGGCACCTGCAACAACATTCGCTCACCTTGATGCAACAACAAACTTGGATCGAAGTCTTTCAGAGGAAGGTATTTATCCTGCAGTGGATCCCCTGGCATCCACATCACGAGCATTGGATCCTGAATCTGTAGGTGACGAACATTATCAAGTAGCACAAGAAGTTCAGCAAACGTTGCAAAAATATAAGGAACTGCAGGATATTATTGCTATTTTAGGTATGGACGAGCTGGGAGACGAGGATAAACTCACGGTGTCTCGTGCACGTCGTCTGAGATTCTTCTTATCGCAAAACTTCCATGTTGCTGAACAGTTTACCGGTCAAAAAGGATCTTACGTACCCGTAAGTGAAACGATAAAAGGATTTAGAGAAATTTTGGATGGTAAACATGATGATATACCGGAAGATGCATTTCGCCTGGTAGGTCCAATTGAAGATGTAGTTGAAAAGGCAAAAGGTATGGAATAA